AACCGGGAGCGGGGGGGGAGATCCCGCCGCCGCCGCCGCCCATCGACCCGCCAACCCAAGACACAGTAATGGCTTGTAGCGCCCGGCCCTTCGGGGCCGGGCTCAAGCCTTCCCTCCGTCCGGCCGATACTCTTCCAGGAGAGCCTGTTATCCGGGAGAGCGCCCTATGTCCCAAGCCAACATCGAAGAAACTCTTGCCCTGGTCGGCAGCCTCCGGGATCTGGCCGAGGGGCGCGCGCCGGCGACCGGCGGCGATGAAAGCCAGCGTCGCAGGCTTCTTCGAATCGTCGAAGAGATCTCCGACCGCCTGAGCCATCTGGAGGAGCCATCCGACGGAGAGGCCGAAGAGGGGGGCGCCGAAACGAATCTGGCGTGCCTCGCGGCTCTCGGTAAGACCGCCGGCGACGTGGGCTACCGGCTCAACAATCTTCTCGCCGTTCTCGCCACGCGCCTCGAAATCGCCGAACTCTGCGCGCGCGGCGGCGAGGGGGAGAAGGTTCTCTCCAATCTGGGCCTCGCCCGGGACTACCTCGGAAAAATCGAGACGCTGGCGGTTCGGCTGATCGATTTCACCGGCCATCCCTCCCGTCCTCTCCGGAGCGACCTGAACGAGATCGTGGAGGCGACGGTCGCTTTCGCCCGTCTGCTCGGACCTTACGAGAACATCGAATTCGACCTGGATCTCGCCGCCGATCTGGCGCCGATCTCCCTCGATCCGGCACGCTGGCAGCAACTGCTGCTCTCCCTCTTCGACAACGCCGCCGACGCGGTGGGCCGCCGCAAGGGGGAAGGGGGGAGGATCCGCGCCGTGACCGCCAACGATCCGGCCGGAGACCGCGTGGTCCTTACGGTGCAGGACATGGGCCGGGGAATCGCCCCCGGCGACCTCCCCCGGGTTTTCGATCCCGGCTTCACCACGAAGGGATCGCGCCGGGAGGGGCTCGGTCTGGTGAGCTGCCGCCGGATCGTGGTGGAAGCGGGGGGAGAGATCGCGATCGAGAGCGCCGCCGGCCGCGGGACGACGGTAACGGTCCTGATCCCGGTACGGGCCCGGAACGAAGCGTAACCGGCCACCGGGTAACGAGTTCGCCCTCCCAAAACCTCTTGACACTCCACGCCTTCTGCATTAGGTTCAAAGGTTCAATCGGCACTGTATGGTCTCGGGCACGGTCCTCCCGGACCGGCGACCGGGACCCTTTTCCCGTTTGCGCGACGACGCAGGCACAGAACAGAAAGGAAAGGTGATACGTGGCCACCACAATCGCCATCAACGGTTTCGGCCGAATCGGCCGTCTGGTTTTCCGCCGGGCCTTCCGGAACGACGATTTCCGTTTTGCCGCTATCAACGATCTGACCGACGCACCGACGCTGGCCCACCTCCTCAAGTACGATTCCGTGCACGGAATCTGGGACGAGGAGATCTCCGTGGATGGGGACGTGATCCGAGTGGGCGACCGGGAGGTGCGGGTGCTCGCGGAAAAGGACCCCGCCCGCCTTCCCTGGGCGGATCTGGGCGTGGACGTGGTGATCGAAGCGACCGGCAGGTTCCGCGCCCGGGACGACGCGGCCCGGCATCTCGAGGCGGGGGCCCGTAAAGTTCTCATCTCCGCGCCGGCCAAGAACCCGGACATCACCATCGTGATGGGCGTCAACGACGGCGACTACGATCCCGCGACGCACCACATCATCAGCACCGCCTCCTGCACCACCAACTGTCTGGCGCCGGTCGCGAAAGTGGTGAACGATACGTTCGGCATTCAAAAAGGCCTGA
The Candidatus Eisenbacteria bacterium DNA segment above includes these coding regions:
- the gap gene encoding type I glyceraldehyde-3-phosphate dehydrogenase; protein product: MATTIAINGFGRIGRLVFRRAFRNDDFRFAAINDLTDAPTLAHLLKYDSVHGIWDEEISVDGDVIRVGDREVRVLAEKDPARLPWADLGVDVVIEATGRFRARDDAARHLEAGARKVLISAPAKNPDITIVMGVNDGDYDPATHHIISTASCTTNCLAPVAKVVNDTFGIQKGLMTTIHAYTNDQQILDLPHKDLRRARAAALSMIPTTTGAAAAVSLVLPELKGKLDGMAVRVPTPDASLVDLTVLLEKKVTAEQVNDALRKAAAEGPLKGYLVYTDVPIVSIDVVGNPASSIVDGLSTKVLSGDMVKVLSWYDNEYGYASRMVDMAHRVASDLSV